A DNA window from Ctenopharyngodon idella isolate HZGC_01 chromosome 10, HZGC01, whole genome shotgun sequence contains the following coding sequences:
- the gatad2ab gene encoding GATA zinc finger domain containing 2Ab isoform X2: MLTIRKMECWLQWIVPVSLDAQQEQVGFGEKMSEDAGRQTRSQKRALERDAPASEGDLKRVKLERGELGAVDGLKTKSEQANKVANILRAGEVKATIKVEVQTSDEPVDMSTSKSDIKKERPPTPDDDVIVLSDNEPSSPCMNGVSYSFKKTDTEMLMKSSPAEREHIIKQLQEELRLQEAKLVLLKKLRQSQTQKDVVQKSTNSVAAPPPLVRGSISSTKGPLQVSNRNSGTVIPPPLVRGGAQVSKHGSHNTVVMPPLVRGSQPIAVTPQQIATLRQQQQQHSGSGPPPLLLGARTSVPTVQVQGQRIIQQGLIRVASVSGTNVLVSQASSTGLKTSQSGLGSSTSTVNSNDSPASRQAAAKLALRKQLEKTLLEIPPPKPPAPELNFLPSAANNEFIYLVGLEMVVQNLLDTLAKSKQPQAESASTPAPKEPFMCAQCQTDFTSRWRQEKSSGSILCEQCMSSNQKKALKAEHTSRLKAAFVKALQQEQEIEQRILQQAASPVSKTTTTSSSSSSSSPVIKSEHVLVSPQYKQVRTSLTQQTNRGTSVGRYHTITTKQTPGQLSRSVQQVVSAGARGVSHSFSTSSQLQNAVTAAALVSRPGKHAVRAGEKGTSSSNPTTNTWRKQNSGTTGVTMAYVNPSLSVHRTTSPVDRQREYLLDMIPSRSISQTANTWK, encoded by the exons GTGAGAAGATGTCGGAAGACGCGGGGCGTCAGACTCGTAGTCAGAAGCGGGCGCTGGAGCGAGATGCCCCTGCTTCGGAAGGCGACTTGAAGAGGGTCAAGTTGGAGAGAGGAGAACTGGGAGCTGTAGATGGACTGAAGACCAAAAGCGAACAGGCCAACAAGGTGGCTAACATCCTGCGGGCCGGGGAGGTGAAGGCCACCATCAAGGTGGAGGTGCAGACCAGCGACGAGCCTGTGGACATGAGCACATCTAAGAG CGACATAAAGAAAGAGCGACCTCCGACGCCAGATGAtgatgtcattgttttgtcGGACAATGAGCCTTCTAGTCCTTGTATGAATGGGGTCAGCTACAGTTTTAAGAAGACGGATACTGAGATGCTAATG AAAAGCAGCCCGGCCGAACGTGAGCACATCATAAAGCAGCTGCAAGAAGAACTGCGTCTACAGGAGGCCAAACTCGTCCTGCTGAAGAAACTCCGGCAGAGTCAGACCCAAAAAGACGTTGTGCAAAAG TCAACCAATTCTGTGGCTGCTCCTCCACCTCTCGTCAGGGGCAGCATCTCATCCACTAAAGGACCCCTACAG GTCTCCAACCGAAACTCAGGGACAGTCATTCCTCCTCCTTTGGTTCGAGGTGGAGCGCAGGTCTCCAAGCACGGCTCCCATAATACCGTAGTCATGCCACCCTTAGTCAGAGGCTCACAG CCCATTGCCGTGACCCCGCAGCAGATTGCGACCCTacggcagcagcagcaacagcactCGGGTTCTGgtcctcctcctcttctgcTGGGCGCGCGCACCTCTGTACCCACCGTGCAGGTGCAGGGCCAGAGGATCATTCAGCAGGGCCTGATCCGCGTGGCAAGTGTATCCGGCACAAACGTCCTGGTCTCACAG GCCTCTTCAACTGGTTTGAAGACCTCGCAGTCTGGTCTGGGCAGCAGCACCTCAACTGTCAACTCCAATGACTCACCCGCTAGCCGGCAGGCCGCCGCCAAGCTTGCGTTACGGAAACAGTTGGAGAAAACCCTCCTTGAGATCCCACCACCTAAACCTCCAGCACCAGAGCTCAATTTCCTGCCCTCTGcagccaataatgagttcaTCTACCTGGTGGGGCTGGAGATGGTGGTGCAGAACCTGCTAGATACACTGGCTAAAA GTAAGCAGCCGCAAGCTGAATCTGCATCCACCCCGGCACCCAAGGAGCCCTTCATGTGTGCCCAGTGCCAGACAGACTTCACCTCTCGCTGGAGGCAAGAGAAAAGCAGCGGCTCCATCCTGTGTGAGCAGTGCATGAGCTCCAACCAGAAGAAGGCGCTGAAGGCCGAGCACACCAGCCGCCTGAAGGCCGCATTCGTCAAAGCCCTGCAGCAGGAGCAAGAGATTGAGCAGCGCATCCTGCAGCAGGCCGCCTCGCCCGTCTCCAAGACCACCACCACCTCCTCTTCATCCTCCTCATCCTCGCCGGTGATTAAATCCGAACATGTGCTGGTGTCGCCGCAGTATAAGCAGGTGCGCACGTCACTGACCCAGCAGACCAACAGAGGGACGTCGGTCGGTCGCTACCACACCATCACCACCAAGCAG ACTCCAGGCCAGCTGTCCCGCAGCGTACAGCAGGTGGTGAGCGCAGGTGCACGCGGGGTGAGCCACAGCTTCTCCACGTCCTCTCAGCTCCAGAACGCTGTCACGGCCGCCGCGCTGGTCAGCAGGCCAGGTAAGCATGCCGTGAGGGCAGGGGAAAAGGGCACCAGCAGCAGCAACCCCACCACCAATACCTGGAGGAAACAGAACAGCGGCACCACAG GTGTCACCATGGCTTATGTCAACCCCAGTCTGTCCGTGCACAGGACGACGTCTCCGGTGGACCGTCAGCGAGAGTACCTCTTGGACATGATCCCTTCCCGCTCCATTTCCCAAACAGCAAATACATGGAAGTAG
- the tssk6 gene encoding testis-specific serine/threonine-protein kinase 6 translates to MSINNILKGMGYKFISSLGEGSFSQVKLATSQKHHCNVAIKIVDRIKAPEDFVHKFLPREMAVLRRVNHIHIVQMHEFIEVAGKRLCIVMEAAAKDLLQKIHEVNRIPEDQSKTLFSQMVSAVSYLHQMGIVHRDLKCENILLTAEEQVKITDFGFARCIQDSSELSHTFCGSAAYTPPEVIMGTPYDPKKYDVWSLGVILYIMVTGKMPFDDSNVRRLYRLQRKPLVFPDDAGVEEPCRVFIRTLLQFSPSTRPTIQQVAEHPWLQMGQS, encoded by the coding sequence ATGTCCATTAATAACATTTTGAAAGGCATGGGCTACAAGTTCATCTCCTCGCTTGGTGAAGGCAGTTTTTCCCAAGTCAAGCTGGCCACCTCGCAGAAGCACCACTGTAACGTGGCCATCAAAATCGTGGACCGCATTAAGGCCCCTGAGGATTTCGTTCACAAGTTTCTCCCAAGGGAAATGGCAGTTTTAAGACGAGTGAACCACATCCACATTGTCCAAATGCACGAATTCATCGAGGTGGCTGGTAAGCGACTCTGTATTGTGATGGAAGCTGCTGCAAAAGATCTCCTTCAGAAGATACATGAAGTGAATCGCATCCCAGAAGACCAAAGCAAAACCTTGTTCTCTCAGATGGTCAGTGCGGTCAGCTACCTCCACCAGATGGGCATCGTTCATCGGGACCTCAAGTGTGAAAACATACTGTTGACAGCCGAAGAACAAGTTAAGATCACAGACTTTGGTTTCGCCCGCTGCATTCAAGACTCATCAGAGCTCAGTCACACCTTCTGCGGTTCTGCAGCCTATACTCCACCAGAAGTCATCATGGGAACGCCGTATGACCCAAAGAAGTATGACGTATGGAGCCTTGGGGTGATTCTATACATCATGGTGACTGGAAAGATGCCATTCGATGACAGCAATGTGAGACGACTTTACCGCCTTCAGCGGAAGCCTTTGGTTTTTCCGGATGATGCTGGTGTTGAGGAACCATGCCGGGTCTTCATCCGTACTCTGCTCCAGTTCAGTCCTTCCACACGTCCAACCATTCAACAGGTGGCAGAACATCCGTGGCTGCAGATGGGACAAAGCTAA
- the gatad2ab gene encoding GATA zinc finger domain containing 2Ab isoform X4, translated as MSEDAGRQTRSQKRALERDAPASEGDLKRVKLERGELGAVDGLKTKSEQANKVANILRAGEVKATIKVEVQTSDEPVDMSTSKSDIKKERPPTPDDDVIVLSDNEPSSPCMNGVSYSFKKTDTEMLMKSSPAEREHIIKQLQEELRLQEAKLVLLKKLRQSQTQKDVVQKSTNSVAAPPPLVRGSISSTKGPLQVSNRNSGTVIPPPLVRGGAQVSKHGSHNTVVMPPLVRGSQPIAVTPQQIATLRQQQQQHSGSGPPPLLLGARTSVPTVQVQGQRIIQQGLIRVASVSGTNVLVSQASSTGLKTSQSGLGSSTSTVNSNDSPASRQAAAKLALRKQLEKTLLEIPPPKPPAPELNFLPSAANNEFIYLVGLEMVVQNLLDTLAKSKQPQAESASTPAPKEPFMCAQCQTDFTSRWRQEKSSGSILCEQCMSSNQKKALKAEHTSRLKAAFVKALQQEQEIEQRILQQAASPVSKTTTTSSSSSSSSPVIKSEHVLVSPQYKQVRTSLTQQTNRGTSVGRYHTITTKQTPGQLSRSVQQVVSAGARGVSHSFSTSSQLQNAVTAAALVSRPGKHAVRAGEKGTSSSNPTTNTWRKQNSGTTGVTMAYVNPSLSVHRTTSPVDRQREYLLDMIPSRSISQTANTWK; from the exons ATGTCGGAAGACGCGGGGCGTCAGACTCGTAGTCAGAAGCGGGCGCTGGAGCGAGATGCCCCTGCTTCGGAAGGCGACTTGAAGAGGGTCAAGTTGGAGAGAGGAGAACTGGGAGCTGTAGATGGACTGAAGACCAAAAGCGAACAGGCCAACAAGGTGGCTAACATCCTGCGGGCCGGGGAGGTGAAGGCCACCATCAAGGTGGAGGTGCAGACCAGCGACGAGCCTGTGGACATGAGCACATCTAAGAG CGACATAAAGAAAGAGCGACCTCCGACGCCAGATGAtgatgtcattgttttgtcGGACAATGAGCCTTCTAGTCCTTGTATGAATGGGGTCAGCTACAGTTTTAAGAAGACGGATACTGAGATGCTAATG AAAAGCAGCCCGGCCGAACGTGAGCACATCATAAAGCAGCTGCAAGAAGAACTGCGTCTACAGGAGGCCAAACTCGTCCTGCTGAAGAAACTCCGGCAGAGTCAGACCCAAAAAGACGTTGTGCAAAAG TCAACCAATTCTGTGGCTGCTCCTCCACCTCTCGTCAGGGGCAGCATCTCATCCACTAAAGGACCCCTACAG GTCTCCAACCGAAACTCAGGGACAGTCATTCCTCCTCCTTTGGTTCGAGGTGGAGCGCAGGTCTCCAAGCACGGCTCCCATAATACCGTAGTCATGCCACCCTTAGTCAGAGGCTCACAG CCCATTGCCGTGACCCCGCAGCAGATTGCGACCCTacggcagcagcagcaacagcactCGGGTTCTGgtcctcctcctcttctgcTGGGCGCGCGCACCTCTGTACCCACCGTGCAGGTGCAGGGCCAGAGGATCATTCAGCAGGGCCTGATCCGCGTGGCAAGTGTATCCGGCACAAACGTCCTGGTCTCACAG GCCTCTTCAACTGGTTTGAAGACCTCGCAGTCTGGTCTGGGCAGCAGCACCTCAACTGTCAACTCCAATGACTCACCCGCTAGCCGGCAGGCCGCCGCCAAGCTTGCGTTACGGAAACAGTTGGAGAAAACCCTCCTTGAGATCCCACCACCTAAACCTCCAGCACCAGAGCTCAATTTCCTGCCCTCTGcagccaataatgagttcaTCTACCTGGTGGGGCTGGAGATGGTGGTGCAGAACCTGCTAGATACACTGGCTAAAA GTAAGCAGCCGCAAGCTGAATCTGCATCCACCCCGGCACCCAAGGAGCCCTTCATGTGTGCCCAGTGCCAGACAGACTTCACCTCTCGCTGGAGGCAAGAGAAAAGCAGCGGCTCCATCCTGTGTGAGCAGTGCATGAGCTCCAACCAGAAGAAGGCGCTGAAGGCCGAGCACACCAGCCGCCTGAAGGCCGCATTCGTCAAAGCCCTGCAGCAGGAGCAAGAGATTGAGCAGCGCATCCTGCAGCAGGCCGCCTCGCCCGTCTCCAAGACCACCACCACCTCCTCTTCATCCTCCTCATCCTCGCCGGTGATTAAATCCGAACATGTGCTGGTGTCGCCGCAGTATAAGCAGGTGCGCACGTCACTGACCCAGCAGACCAACAGAGGGACGTCGGTCGGTCGCTACCACACCATCACCACCAAGCAG ACTCCAGGCCAGCTGTCCCGCAGCGTACAGCAGGTGGTGAGCGCAGGTGCACGCGGGGTGAGCCACAGCTTCTCCACGTCCTCTCAGCTCCAGAACGCTGTCACGGCCGCCGCGCTGGTCAGCAGGCCAGGTAAGCATGCCGTGAGGGCAGGGGAAAAGGGCACCAGCAGCAGCAACCCCACCACCAATACCTGGAGGAAACAGAACAGCGGCACCACAG GTGTCACCATGGCTTATGTCAACCCCAGTCTGTCCGTGCACAGGACGACGTCTCCGGTGGACCGTCAGCGAGAGTACCTCTTGGACATGATCCCTTCCCGCTCCATTTCCCAAACAGCAAATACATGGAAGTAG
- the gatad2ab gene encoding GATA zinc finger domain containing 2Ab isoform X3, producing the protein MADIICKTGEKMSEDAGRQTRSQKRALERDAPASEGDLKRVKLERGELGAVDGLKTKSEQANKVANILRAGEVKATIKVEVQTSDEPVDMSTSKSDIKKERPPTPDDDVIVLSDNEPSSPCMNGVSYSFKKTDTEMLMKSSPAEREHIIKQLQEELRLQEAKLVLLKKLRQSQTQKDVVQKSTNSVAAPPPLVRGSISSTKGPLQVSNRNSGTVIPPPLVRGGAQVSKHGSHNTVVMPPLVRGSQPIAVTPQQIATLRQQQQQHSGSGPPPLLLGARTSVPTVQVQGQRIIQQGLIRVASVSGTNVLVSQASSTGLKTSQSGLGSSTSTVNSNDSPASRQAAAKLALRKQLEKTLLEIPPPKPPAPELNFLPSAANNEFIYLVGLEMVVQNLLDTLAKSKQPQAESASTPAPKEPFMCAQCQTDFTSRWRQEKSSGSILCEQCMSSNQKKALKAEHTSRLKAAFVKALQQEQEIEQRILQQAASPVSKTTTTSSSSSSSSPVIKSEHVLVSPQYKQVRTSLTQQTNRGTSVGRYHTITTKQTPGQLSRSVQQVVSAGARGVSHSFSTSSQLQNAVTAAALVSRPGKHAVRAGEKGTSSSNPTTNTWRKQNSGTTGVTMAYVNPSLSVHRTTSPVDRQREYLLDMIPSRSISQTANTWK; encoded by the exons ATGGCTGATATCATATGTAAGACAG GTGAGAAGATGTCGGAAGACGCGGGGCGTCAGACTCGTAGTCAGAAGCGGGCGCTGGAGCGAGATGCCCCTGCTTCGGAAGGCGACTTGAAGAGGGTCAAGTTGGAGAGAGGAGAACTGGGAGCTGTAGATGGACTGAAGACCAAAAGCGAACAGGCCAACAAGGTGGCTAACATCCTGCGGGCCGGGGAGGTGAAGGCCACCATCAAGGTGGAGGTGCAGACCAGCGACGAGCCTGTGGACATGAGCACATCTAAGAG CGACATAAAGAAAGAGCGACCTCCGACGCCAGATGAtgatgtcattgttttgtcGGACAATGAGCCTTCTAGTCCTTGTATGAATGGGGTCAGCTACAGTTTTAAGAAGACGGATACTGAGATGCTAATG AAAAGCAGCCCGGCCGAACGTGAGCACATCATAAAGCAGCTGCAAGAAGAACTGCGTCTACAGGAGGCCAAACTCGTCCTGCTGAAGAAACTCCGGCAGAGTCAGACCCAAAAAGACGTTGTGCAAAAG TCAACCAATTCTGTGGCTGCTCCTCCACCTCTCGTCAGGGGCAGCATCTCATCCACTAAAGGACCCCTACAG GTCTCCAACCGAAACTCAGGGACAGTCATTCCTCCTCCTTTGGTTCGAGGTGGAGCGCAGGTCTCCAAGCACGGCTCCCATAATACCGTAGTCATGCCACCCTTAGTCAGAGGCTCACAG CCCATTGCCGTGACCCCGCAGCAGATTGCGACCCTacggcagcagcagcaacagcactCGGGTTCTGgtcctcctcctcttctgcTGGGCGCGCGCACCTCTGTACCCACCGTGCAGGTGCAGGGCCAGAGGATCATTCAGCAGGGCCTGATCCGCGTGGCAAGTGTATCCGGCACAAACGTCCTGGTCTCACAG GCCTCTTCAACTGGTTTGAAGACCTCGCAGTCTGGTCTGGGCAGCAGCACCTCAACTGTCAACTCCAATGACTCACCCGCTAGCCGGCAGGCCGCCGCCAAGCTTGCGTTACGGAAACAGTTGGAGAAAACCCTCCTTGAGATCCCACCACCTAAACCTCCAGCACCAGAGCTCAATTTCCTGCCCTCTGcagccaataatgagttcaTCTACCTGGTGGGGCTGGAGATGGTGGTGCAGAACCTGCTAGATACACTGGCTAAAA GTAAGCAGCCGCAAGCTGAATCTGCATCCACCCCGGCACCCAAGGAGCCCTTCATGTGTGCCCAGTGCCAGACAGACTTCACCTCTCGCTGGAGGCAAGAGAAAAGCAGCGGCTCCATCCTGTGTGAGCAGTGCATGAGCTCCAACCAGAAGAAGGCGCTGAAGGCCGAGCACACCAGCCGCCTGAAGGCCGCATTCGTCAAAGCCCTGCAGCAGGAGCAAGAGATTGAGCAGCGCATCCTGCAGCAGGCCGCCTCGCCCGTCTCCAAGACCACCACCACCTCCTCTTCATCCTCCTCATCCTCGCCGGTGATTAAATCCGAACATGTGCTGGTGTCGCCGCAGTATAAGCAGGTGCGCACGTCACTGACCCAGCAGACCAACAGAGGGACGTCGGTCGGTCGCTACCACACCATCACCACCAAGCAG ACTCCAGGCCAGCTGTCCCGCAGCGTACAGCAGGTGGTGAGCGCAGGTGCACGCGGGGTGAGCCACAGCTTCTCCACGTCCTCTCAGCTCCAGAACGCTGTCACGGCCGCCGCGCTGGTCAGCAGGCCAGGTAAGCATGCCGTGAGGGCAGGGGAAAAGGGCACCAGCAGCAGCAACCCCACCACCAATACCTGGAGGAAACAGAACAGCGGCACCACAG GTGTCACCATGGCTTATGTCAACCCCAGTCTGTCCGTGCACAGGACGACGTCTCCGGTGGACCGTCAGCGAGAGTACCTCTTGGACATGATCCCTTCCCGCTCCATTTCCCAAACAGCAAATACATGGAAGTAG